The following are encoded together in the Terriglobia bacterium genome:
- a CDS encoding HAD family hydrolase encodes MSLTTIFFDAGGTIVFPDPALTLAALAELHLFPSEEQLQAAERDAKRQFDAARDGRHSVDAQYWDLYYLSLFRELGIADDARLRAALVAAARSGINWRRVRPHTRELLERLKRRYRIGLISNSDGSVRRLFELLKLDDCFACFTDSRHCGFEKPDRRIFECALTELGATPEESLYVGDIYSIDFVGAQAVGMGAVLMDVAGAYRDTAYPRVESLAELETRLDHWHP; translated from the coding sequence GTGTCACTCACTACGATCTTCTTCGATGCCGGCGGTACCATCGTCTTTCCCGACCCCGCGCTCACCCTGGCGGCGCTGGCCGAACTCCACCTGTTTCCTTCCGAAGAACAGCTTCAGGCCGCCGAACGCGATGCCAAGCGCCAATTCGACGCGGCACGCGACGGGCGCCACTCTGTGGACGCGCAATACTGGGACCTGTATTACCTCAGCCTGTTTCGCGAGCTGGGCATCGCCGATGATGCCCGGCTCCGCGCCGCGCTGGTGGCGGCCGCGCGCAGCGGCATCAACTGGCGTCGAGTGCGTCCCCACACTCGCGAGTTGCTGGAACGGCTCAAGCGCCGGTATCGCATCGGGCTGATCAGCAACTCCGACGGCAGCGTGCGCCGGTTGTTCGAGTTGCTCAAGCTCGACGACTGCTTCGCTTGCTTCACCGATTCGCGCCATTGTGGTTTTGAAAAGCCCGACCGGCGCATTTTCGAATGCGCACTAACGGAGTTGGGCGCCACGCCGGAGGAGAGCCTGTACGTCGGCGACATTTACTCCATTGACTTCGTCGGCGCGCAGGCTGTGGGCATGGGTGCGGTGCTGATGGATGTCGCCGGCGCGTATCGCGATACGGCGTATCCGCGGGTCGAGTCGCTGGCCGAACTGGAAACCCGCCTCGACCATTGGCACCCCTAG
- a CDS encoding S9 family peptidase — MTSARGRRAALLACWLLCTLAASAAGQRAITEKDLFQFTWIADPQVSPDGSQVAFVRVVVNDKKDDYDTSIWTVSTRGGEPRMLTSGTRDTSPQWSPEGTRLAFVRSVENKDGKRQPPQVYILPLTGGEPWPLTKLPKGASRPTWSPDGRSIAFNSTTTAEDEAKAACKDGKDKESESDKAKCGKPEHESDVHVISRAVYRMNGIGYLDFTHPSHIWSIAAGGTVDENVKPKQLTAGEFSEQEATWAPDGSRIYFVSDRSLEPYYELGQNAVYSVPAIGGETKEVTRIEGGALRSIAVSRDGKRMAFLGAPNQPVRSYTQEDLWVVDLAPGAKPRNLTTSFDWDVGSGVFGDQGTPRASGGSRPLWSADGNSLVVLVGREGRGNLERFDVATGKNSAVTRGDQAVGSYVEKPDGGMLVVRVSTPTNIGDLFVVLPNGSLQRLTDVNHKLFSQLNLTEPEEITYTSFDGKKIQAWAQRPPDFDPKKKYPLILNIHGGPHGAYGYVFDHEFQWMAAKGYVVLYPNPRGSTTYGQEFGNIIQYRYPGDDFKDLMAGVDELIRRGYIDEKRLGVTGGSGGGLLTDWVVGHTTRFAAAVAQRDIASWAAWWYSADFTLFQPNWFRKPPFEDPQDYVERSPITYINEVKTPLMLILGDADWRTPEGAGGEEMFRALKYRKVPTAMVRFPAESHELSRSGQPWHRIERLEHIVNWFEIYLQGKKIPGYEPGEENVWK, encoded by the coding sequence ATGACATCTGCCCGCGGCCGCCGTGCCGCCCTGCTCGCCTGCTGGTTGCTGTGCACCCTCGCCGCTTCCGCCGCCGGCCAACGCGCGATCACGGAAAAAGACCTGTTCCAATTCACCTGGATCGCCGATCCGCAGGTCTCGCCTGACGGTTCGCAAGTGGCGTTCGTCCGAGTGGTGGTCAACGACAAGAAGGACGATTACGACACGTCCATCTGGACCGTCTCCACGCGCGGCGGCGAGCCGCGCATGCTGACCTCGGGCACGCGCGACACGTCTCCCCAGTGGTCGCCGGAGGGCACGCGGCTGGCCTTTGTGCGCAGCGTGGAGAATAAGGACGGCAAGCGTCAGCCGCCGCAGGTCTATATCCTTCCCCTCACCGGCGGCGAGCCGTGGCCGCTGACCAAGTTGCCGAAAGGCGCGTCACGTCCCACGTGGTCGCCGGACGGCCGCAGCATCGCATTCAACAGCACCACCACTGCGGAGGATGAAGCGAAAGCAGCGTGCAAGGACGGCAAGGACAAAGAATCCGAGAGTGACAAAGCGAAGTGTGGCAAGCCGGAGCACGAAAGCGACGTGCACGTTATCAGCCGCGCCGTCTATCGCATGAACGGCATCGGATACCTCGATTTCACCCATCCCAGCCACATCTGGAGCATTGCCGCCGGCGGCACTGTGGATGAGAACGTCAAGCCCAAGCAGCTTACCGCGGGCGAATTTTCCGAACAGGAAGCCACCTGGGCGCCGGACGGTTCGAGAATTTATTTCGTTTCCGACCGATCGCTGGAACCGTACTACGAATTGGGGCAGAACGCCGTGTACTCGGTTCCCGCAATCGGCGGCGAGACCAAGGAAGTCACGCGCATTGAGGGCGGCGCGCTGCGCTCGATTGCCGTCAGTCGCGACGGCAAGCGCATGGCGTTCTTGGGCGCGCCCAATCAGCCGGTGCGCTCTTATACCCAGGAAGACCTGTGGGTGGTAGACCTGGCGCCGGGCGCCAAGCCGCGCAATCTGACCACGAGCTTTGACTGGGACGTAGGCTCGGGTGTGTTCGGCGATCAAGGGACGCCGCGCGCCTCAGGCGGATCGCGTCCGCTGTGGAGCGCCGACGGGAACTCCCTGGTGGTCCTAGTCGGGCGTGAAGGGCGCGGCAACCTGGAGCGCTTCGATGTCGCCACCGGGAAGAACTCGGCGGTAACTCGCGGTGACCAGGCCGTCGGCTCGTATGTCGAGAAGCCCGACGGCGGCATGCTGGTGGTGCGCGTTTCGACGCCGACCAACATCGGAGACCTGTTTGTCGTGCTGCCAAACGGCTCGCTGCAGCGCCTCACCGACGTCAATCACAAGCTGTTTTCGCAACTGAACCTGACGGAGCCGGAGGAGATCACCTACACCAGCTTCGACGGCAAGAAGATCCAGGCATGGGCGCAGAGGCCGCCGGACTTCGATCCGAAAAAGAAGTACCCGCTCATCCTGAACATTCACGGTGGGCCGCACGGCGCGTACGGCTACGTCTTCGACCACGAATTCCAGTGGATGGCGGCCAAGGGCTACGTGGTGCTCTATCCCAATCCGCGCGGCAGCACGACCTACGGACAGGAGTTCGGCAACATCATCCAGTACCGCTATCCCGGCGACGATTTCAAAGACTTGATGGCGGGCGTGGATGAACTGATCCGGCGCGGCTACATCGACGAAAAGCGGCTGGGCGTCACCGGCGGCAGCGGCGGTGGCCTGTTGACCGACTGGGTCGTTGGGCACACCACGCGCTTTGCCGCCGCGGTGGCGCAACGCGATATCGCGAGCTGGGCGGCGTGGTGGTACTCGGCGGACTTCACGCTGTTCCAGCCAAACTGGTTTCGCAAGCCTCCGTTCGAAGACCCTCAGGATTATGTCGAACGCTCCCCGATCACCTACATCAACGAGGTGAAAACGCCGCTGATGCTGATCCTGGGCGATGCCGACTGGCGCACGCCCGAAGGGGCCGGCGGCGAGGAGATGTTCCGCGCGCTGAAATATCGCAAGGTGCCGACCGCGATGGTGCGCTTCCCCGCTGAGTCGCACGAATTGTCGCGCTCCGGCCAGCCGTGGCACCGCATCGAGCGCCTGGAACACATCGTCAACTGGTTCGAGATCTACCTGCAAGGCAAGAAAATTCCGGGATACGAGCCGGGAGAAGAGAACGTGTGGAAATGA
- a CDS encoding ABC transporter permease gives MNLREIARQTFSSMRAHKMRSFLTMFGIIWGITSVVLLVGLGRGFNRDQKRRMRSIGVDLAIIWGGRTSTEAGGYAGGRPIRLNVEDARAIQRECYLIKTVSPELIRPVPEVSAFNAANRPIRGVWPQYQSFRSLTASEGRLMVAEDETEARRVVVLGVEARQQLFRGQPAVGATLVIAGYPYQVIGVLEKKKQNGSYGSGPDNTQLFVPYSSMARDFPPPERPWISRGYISNLVVEVADPGQHEEAIAQVYRTLGRLHHFDPQDRYALFVWDTMHGAKLTERIFDVMTLFFGAVALMTLSLGGIGVMNIMLVSVTERTREIGVRKALGATAGDIQRQFFAESATLTILSGAIGLVLGLGICVILQRITLPEFIPPPDIVPGALLASIATLSLITITAGMYPARRAAALSPIECLRYE, from the coding sequence TTGAACCTGCGTGAAATAGCCCGCCAGACGTTCAGCTCGATGCGCGCGCACAAGATGCGCAGCTTCCTGACGATGTTCGGGATCATCTGGGGCATCACTTCGGTGGTGCTGCTGGTCGGGTTGGGGCGCGGCTTCAACCGCGACCAGAAGCGCCGCATGCGCAGCATCGGCGTGGACCTGGCGATCATCTGGGGCGGGCGCACCAGCACGGAAGCGGGAGGCTACGCCGGCGGGCGTCCCATCCGGCTCAACGTGGAAGACGCACGCGCCATCCAGCGCGAGTGTTATCTCATCAAGACTGTCAGCCCGGAACTGATCCGGCCCGTCCCCGAGGTGAGCGCTTTCAACGCCGCCAACCGCCCCATCCGCGGCGTGTGGCCCCAGTATCAGAGCTTCCGCTCGCTGACGGCAAGCGAAGGCCGCCTGATGGTTGCCGAAGACGAGACCGAGGCCCGGCGCGTGGTCGTGCTCGGCGTCGAAGCGCGCCAGCAGTTATTCCGCGGCCAGCCCGCGGTTGGCGCCACGCTGGTGATCGCCGGCTATCCCTACCAGGTCATCGGCGTCCTGGAAAAGAAGAAGCAGAACGGCAGTTACGGTTCCGGGCCCGACAATACGCAGCTCTTTGTTCCGTACTCCTCCATGGCGCGCGATTTCCCGCCGCCTGAGCGTCCCTGGATCAGCCGGGGCTACATCAGCAATCTGGTGGTCGAGGTTGCCGATCCCGGGCAGCACGAAGAAGCCATCGCCCAGGTGTACCGCACGCTGGGACGCCTTCACCATTTCGATCCGCAAGACAGGTACGCGCTGTTTGTCTGGGACACCATGCACGGCGCCAAGCTCACAGAGCGGATCTTCGACGTGATGACGCTGTTCTTCGGTGCGGTTGCCCTGATGACGCTGTCGCTGGGCGGCATCGGGGTGATGAACATCATGCTGGTGTCGGTGACCGAGCGCACCCGCGAAATCGGCGTGCGCAAGGCACTGGGCGCTACGGCGGGCGACATTCAAAGGCAGTTCTTCGCCGAATCCGCCACCCTCACCATCTTGAGCGGCGCTATCGGCCTGGTGCTCGGACTTGGAATCTGCGTCATCCTGCAAAGGATCACGCTGCCCGAGTTCATTCCTCCGCCCGACATCGTTCCCGGAGCGTTGCTCGCATCCATAGCGACGCTATCGCTGATCACCATCACCGCCGGCATGTATCCCGCGCGCCGGGCCGCGGCGTTGTCCCCGATCGAGTGTTTGCGCTACGAGTAA
- a CDS encoding prepilin-type N-terminal cleavage/methylation domain-containing protein, with protein sequence MSRLPARKRGAEAGFTLIEVMAAVFILTVGVVSVAALAGGMLASGQQSKYMTLAASLASEKLEDLNRWNDEAPQICVPSGNASVGSLTADVLQTTTCPTGASASVSYYDDVSITLVSGTDCPGATAGCFADTVSSQSGGTTQYTTTYHSPDGTIPGPSGAPITSTTAPSSVSFHRRWIIEANSPANGVRRVTVQVHVVAPTVKPMANFRMSMVRP encoded by the coding sequence ATGTCCAGGTTGCCAGCCCGTAAGAGAGGTGCGGAGGCCGGGTTCACCCTCATTGAGGTGATGGCTGCCGTATTCATCTTGACCGTGGGCGTCGTCTCGGTGGCGGCCCTGGCGGGAGGAATGCTGGCTTCCGGACAACAGTCCAAGTACATGACCTTGGCCGCTAGCCTTGCCTCGGAAAAGCTGGAAGACCTCAACCGGTGGAATGACGAGGCCCCGCAGATTTGTGTTCCGAGCGGAAATGCCTCAGTCGGTAGCCTGACTGCGGACGTATTACAGACGACCACGTGTCCAACCGGCGCTTCGGCCAGCGTCAGTTACTACGACGACGTCAGCATCACCCTGGTCAGCGGCACCGACTGCCCCGGTGCCACCGCGGGCTGCTTTGCCGACACGGTCTCCAGCCAGAGTGGCGGCACCACGCAGTACACGACGACGTATCACTCGCCCGACGGCACCATCCCCGGCCCCAGCGGCGCCCCGATTACTTCCACCACGGCGCCTTCCAGCGTCAGTTTTCATCGACGCTGGATTATCGAAGCGAACTCCCCTGCCAACGGCGTGCGGCGCGTCACGGTTCAGGTGCACGTGGTAGCTCCCACGGTCAAACCGATGGCCAATTTTCGCATGAGCATGGTGCGGCCATGA
- a CDS encoding GspH/FimT family pseudopilin: MIASCHVSIPGRRATHRGRAQAPRCGGFTLIELLVAVAMICVIAGICIPMARNMIRSYRLTAAASAVSGAIQGTRYQAIMVGCPYTVTFTQTSTTYQIATEPVSGSPPACATSFSNLGSAIPWGTAGDVTMSPSTTLQFSPSGMVTPTTGSLSFTLSNGLSTKTVNVSGVGNVQVASP; the protein is encoded by the coding sequence ATGATTGCTAGTTGCCACGTTTCGATTCCGGGACGGCGGGCTACACACCGGGGGAGAGCTCAGGCGCCGAGGTGTGGCGGCTTCACGCTCATCGAGCTCCTCGTCGCGGTTGCCATGATCTGTGTAATTGCCGGCATCTGCATTCCGATGGCCCGCAACATGATTCGGAGTTACCGGCTCACCGCTGCCGCCTCCGCGGTCTCCGGCGCTATCCAAGGCACTCGCTACCAGGCCATCATGGTGGGTTGTCCATATACCGTTACCTTTACCCAGACCTCGACCACCTACCAGATCGCCACCGAGCCGGTGTCCGGCTCGCCTCCAGCCTGCGCGACCAGCTTTTCCAATCTCGGCAGCGCGATTCCGTGGGGGACCGCCGGCGATGTGACCATGAGCCCGTCGACCACCTTGCAGTTCAGTCCGAGCGGCATGGTAACGCCAACAACAGGATCGCTCTCCTTCACCCTTTCGAATGGTCTTTCGACCAAGACGGTCAACGTTTCAGGAGTCGGAAATGTCCAGGTTGCCAGCCCGTAA
- a CDS encoding peptidase S10 produces MRKFAVLVLLSIVSLAVVAQERGAERRGAMPAEHPAEAKGDEAPKPPVAEKEAPEEKPVVTHHQMTVGGKPLHYTATVGMMPIKNEQTNKVEAHMFYVAYTLDNPPAGRPLTFAFNGGPGSSSVWLHMGAIGPKRVKMLPEGGMPAPPYQIEDNQYTWLDATDLVFIDPVGTGYSRALTPELGKKFWGLQGDIASVGEFIRMYLTRSKRWTSPLFLAGESYGTTRAAGLSGYLIDRGIPLNGITLISSVLHFETLSFARGNDLPYIAYLPTYAMTAQYHKRLPPDVQQMDPAKLLAEVMQWANTGYTEALQKGDRLTPDERQAVIERLSRYTGLSNTILDEHDLRIDQTTFSRELLRDRKLQVGRLDSRFLGPASPEMGPYGYDPSEAAIRPPFTTVLNEYIRSELGYQTDLIYYILGGGIGAQWDMGTGARGGFPETAEALRRAFVKNPYMRVLVAEGWYDTATPILGIEYTLSHMGLDASMRKNISTAQYPAGHMVYIQVTSLAKMKKDVVEMMQQALKGGGNDLSPAK; encoded by the coding sequence ATGCGCAAGTTTGCCGTTCTGGTATTGCTTTCAATCGTTTCCTTGGCAGTGGTAGCGCAGGAACGAGGGGCGGAGCGCCGCGGCGCCATGCCTGCCGAACATCCCGCCGAAGCCAAAGGTGACGAAGCCCCCAAGCCTCCCGTGGCCGAGAAGGAAGCGCCGGAAGAAAAGCCGGTGGTCACACATCACCAGATGACGGTCGGCGGCAAGCCGCTGCATTACACCGCGACCGTGGGCATGATGCCGATCAAGAACGAGCAAACCAACAAGGTGGAAGCGCACATGTTCTACGTGGCGTACACCCTGGACAATCCGCCGGCGGGACGTCCGCTCACCTTTGCCTTCAATGGCGGGCCGGGATCGTCGTCGGTGTGGCTGCACATGGGCGCCATCGGGCCGAAACGCGTCAAGATGCTGCCCGAAGGCGGCATGCCGGCGCCGCCCTACCAGATCGAGGACAACCAGTACACCTGGCTCGACGCCACCGACCTGGTTTTCATTGACCCGGTCGGCACCGGCTATAGCCGCGCGCTCACCCCGGAACTGGGCAAGAAATTCTGGGGCTTGCAGGGCGACATCGCGTCGGTGGGCGAATTCATTCGCATGTACCTGACACGCTCGAAGCGCTGGACTTCTCCGCTATTCCTCGCCGGCGAAAGTTATGGCACCACGCGCGCCGCGGGCTTGTCCGGTTACCTGATCGATCGCGGCATTCCGCTGAATGGCATCACGCTCATTTCCTCGGTGTTGCACTTCGAAACCCTGAGCTTCGCGCGCGGCAACGATCTGCCCTATATCGCCTACCTTCCCACCTACGCCATGACCGCGCAATACCACAAGCGGCTGCCGCCGGATGTACAGCAAATGGATCCGGCAAAGCTGCTGGCCGAAGTAATGCAGTGGGCGAACACCGGCTATACGGAAGCGTTGCAGAAAGGCGACCGCCTGACGCCTGACGAGCGCCAAGCTGTCATCGAGCGGCTGTCGCGCTACACCGGGTTGAGTAACACCATTCTTGACGAGCACGACCTGCGCATTGATCAGACCACGTTCAGCCGCGAATTATTGCGCGACCGCAAGCTCCAGGTCGGGCGTCTCGACAGCCGTTTCCTGGGACCGGCGTCGCCCGAGATGGGCCCCTATGGCTACGATCCCAGCGAAGCCGCCATCCGCCCGCCGTTTACCACCGTTCTGAACGAGTACATCCGCTCCGAACTCGGCTACCAGACCGACCTGATTTATTACATTCTGGGCGGCGGCATCGGCGCGCAGTGGGACATGGGGACGGGAGCCCGCGGAGGATTTCCCGAAACCGCCGAAGCCCTGCGCCGCGCCTTCGTGAAGAATCCTTACATGCGCGTGCTGGTGGCGGAAGGCTGGTACGACACCGCCACGCCCATCCTCGGCATCGAATACACCCTCAGCCACATGGGGCTGGACGCCTCCATGCGCAAGAACATCTCGACCGCGCAGTATCCCGCCGGCCACATGGTGTACATCCAGGTGACTTCGCTGGCCAAAATGAAGAAGGACGTGGTCGAGATGATGCAGCAGGCGCTGAAGGGCGGAGGCAACGACCTGAGCCCGGCGAAATAA
- a CDS encoding PPOX class F420-dependent oxidoreductase translates to MPGDFTHLRGRHYIDLVTFRKTGVGVHTPVWFAETDGRLYIFTRPDAGKMKRIRNNPRVEVAPSTLRGRPLGPHVRATARIASDQAAARRAIRRKYWLARIPWLWSKDNVYVELRPA, encoded by the coding sequence ATGCCCGGCGATTTCACTCACCTGCGCGGCCGCCATTACATTGACCTGGTCACCTTCCGCAAGACCGGTGTGGGGGTGCATACGCCGGTGTGGTTCGCCGAGACCGATGGCCGCCTGTACATCTTCACCCGTCCCGACGCCGGCAAGATGAAACGGATTCGGAACAATCCACGCGTGGAGGTTGCGCCCTCCACCCTCCGCGGCCGGCCGCTTGGCCCGCACGTTCGCGCCACCGCGCGCATCGCCTCTGACCAGGCCGCCGCCCGCCGGGCGATCCGCCGCAAGTACTGGCTGGCCCGCATTCCCTGGCTGTGGAGCAAGGACAACGTGTACGTGGAACTACGGCCCGCTTGA
- a CDS encoding ABC transporter permease, whose protein sequence is MGLKEIIVESWESLARHRLRSVLTMLGITWGLVTVVLLLGYGQGVGESVLNAFLGIGNNVIMLWGGQTSMQAGGERAGRRIRYKYEDIEAIREEVPLIKGVSAEDDTNLPFKYGNKVISISSKAVQFPYGAMRRLEVEDGRYFEEGDCLEHRRVVIFGQRAAKKIFYGLNPVGQSVTIRGQDFRIIGLLRMKIQDSSNNGPDNENVFIPFETYRDIMDVRDPGMIVFAPLTPELHRKALQAVRGVLARRHHFDPKDDKATPEWDTVEDAEEIQQFSIALQVILGLIGALTLGVGGVGVMNIMLVSVTERTREIGLRKAVGARKLDILGQFLVEALVLTFIGGALGMIIATAIAHAVPPMPLYAEDFHMANHEGDIFLRTSPVVLSVSFLILAAVGVISGFWPALKAAQMEPVEALRYE, encoded by the coding sequence ATGGGGCTGAAGGAAATCATCGTCGAAAGCTGGGAGTCGCTGGCGCGCCACCGTCTGCGCAGCGTTCTCACCATGCTGGGAATCACCTGGGGCCTGGTCACGGTGGTGCTGCTGCTCGGCTACGGCCAGGGCGTGGGCGAGAGCGTGCTCAACGCGTTCCTCGGCATCGGCAACAACGTCATCATGCTTTGGGGAGGCCAGACCAGCATGCAGGCCGGCGGCGAGCGCGCCGGCCGCCGCATTCGCTACAAGTACGAAGACATCGAGGCGATTCGCGAAGAAGTGCCGCTCATCAAAGGAGTCAGCGCCGAAGACGATACCAACCTGCCGTTCAAGTACGGCAACAAGGTCATCTCCATCTCCAGCAAGGCCGTCCAGTTTCCCTACGGCGCCATGCGGCGCCTCGAAGTGGAAGACGGCCGGTATTTCGAGGAAGGCGACTGCCTCGAGCACCGCCGGGTGGTGATTTTCGGCCAGCGCGCCGCCAAGAAAATTTTCTACGGTCTCAATCCGGTGGGCCAAAGCGTCACCATCCGCGGCCAGGATTTTCGGATCATCGGCTTGCTGCGGATGAAAATTCAGGACTCATCCAATAACGGCCCCGACAATGAGAACGTCTTCATTCCGTTCGAGACCTATCGCGACATCATGGACGTCCGCGATCCCGGCATGATCGTCTTCGCTCCCCTCACGCCCGAGCTGCACCGCAAGGCGCTGCAGGCGGTCCGCGGCGTGCTGGCGCGCCGTCATCACTTCGATCCCAAGGACGACAAGGCTACGCCGGAATGGGACACGGTCGAAGACGCGGAAGAAATCCAGCAGTTCTCGATTGCGCTGCAGGTCATCCTCGGGCTGATTGGCGCGCTCACGTTGGGGGTCGGCGGCGTTGGCGTGATGAATATCATGCTGGTTTCGGTCACCGAACGCACCCGCGAGATCGGCCTGCGCAAAGCGGTGGGCGCCCGTAAGCTCGACATCCTCGGACAGTTCCTCGTCGAAGCCCTGGTCCTGACCTTTATCGGGGGCGCGCTGGGCATGATCATCGCCACCGCGATCGCTCACGCCGTGCCGCCCATGCCGCTCTACGCTGAGGACTTCCACATGGCCAACCACGAAGGCGACATCTTCCTGCGCACCTCGCCGGTTGTGCTCAGCGTTTCGTTCCTGATCTTGGCCGCGGTGGGCGTAATTTCCGGCTTCTGGCCGGCGCTGAAGGCCGCGCAAATGGAGCCGGTCGAAGCGCTGCGCTACGAATGA
- a CDS encoding class I SAM-dependent methyltransferase codes for MNEHPDFPYRAWLREWFTRRGVLRTSAELVKGAFEIACDHLPWRRRLRFGDIDFDWDYRVDTTWSNLRLSTRMREVLAGRGYQPSDPLTFHEIMAQLPIDFRDYALLDLGSGKGRALLMASDYPFRRIIGVELLPELHAIAEENVRKYSSQRQQCRSFELHCGDARRFQLPPEPLVVFIFDPFPEDILREVIAGVERSVREAPRKVYLAYQNPISERAVAEISGLRKIAGTIQYAIFESR; via the coding sequence GTGAACGAACACCCAGACTTCCCGTATCGCGCCTGGTTGCGCGAGTGGTTCACGCGGCGCGGCGTGCTGCGCACCTCGGCGGAACTGGTGAAGGGTGCATTCGAGATTGCGTGCGACCATCTGCCGTGGCGCCGCCGTCTGCGCTTCGGCGACATTGATTTCGACTGGGACTATCGCGTGGATACAACGTGGTCGAACCTGCGGCTGTCCACGCGCATGCGCGAAGTGCTTGCCGGCAGGGGCTACCAGCCTAGCGACCCGCTGACCTTCCACGAAATCATGGCCCAGCTTCCCATCGATTTCCGCGACTATGCGTTGCTTGATCTGGGCTCGGGCAAAGGACGCGCGCTGCTGATGGCTTCCGACTATCCGTTTCGCAGAATCATTGGCGTCGAGCTGCTGCCGGAATTGCACGCCATTGCCGAGGAGAACGTCCGCAAGTATTCCAGCCAGCGGCAACAGTGCCGCAGTTTCGAATTGCACTGCGGCGACGCGCGCCGGTTTCAGCTTCCGCCGGAGCCGCTGGTGGTGTTCATCTTTGATCCCTTCCCGGAAGATATTCTGCGGGAGGTGATCGCCGGGGTGGAGCGGTCGGTGAGGGAAGCGCCGAGAAAGGTATATCTGGCGTATCAGAATCCGATTTCCGAGCGTGCGGTGGCGGAGATTTCGGGATTGCGGAAGATTGCGGGAACGATCCAATACGCGATCTTTGAATCGCGATAG
- a CDS encoding STAS domain-containing protein, protein MLEHKIRRTGDVTILDLKGRISLTDALWSASGTVIGQVIRELVKNGERKILLNLKDVSYIDSSGVGELTGALTAVQRQGGELKLVNPSPKVIDLLRITRLDTLFDVRDHEDSAIQSFSSRIAAAG, encoded by the coding sequence ATGCTGGAACACAAAATTCGTCGCACCGGGGATGTTACTATCCTCGATCTAAAAGGGCGCATCAGTCTGACCGACGCGCTTTGGTCTGCAAGTGGCACGGTAATCGGCCAAGTCATTCGTGAGCTGGTCAAGAATGGCGAACGGAAGATCCTGCTCAACCTCAAGGACGTAAGCTACATAGACAGCTCCGGAGTCGGCGAGCTAACCGGTGCGTTAACCGCGGTGCAGAGGCAGGGCGGTGAACTTAAGCTGGTGAACCCGAGCCCAAAGGTAATTGACCTGCTGCGGATCACTCGACTGGATACCCTGTTTGACGTAAGGGACCACGAAGACTCTGCCATTCAGTCTTTCTCCAGTCGTATCGCGGCCGCTGGGTAG